The following are encoded together in the Candidatus Thermoplasmatota archaeon genome:
- the alaS gene encoding alanine--tRNA ligase encodes MERGQTPGVPMSLEKEYQLEFFKKNGFQRKICPTCNYPFWTQDSTRAMCGDPPCVEYSFIGAPLTKREYSLREMREKFLTFLEERGHSRVKRYPVVARWRDDIYLTIASIADFQPHVTSGLVPPPANPLCISQPCIRLNDLDSVGKSGRHLTTFEMMAHHVFNTPQKTYYFKDRTVELCHEFLTKALGIDGKIVTYKENPWSGGGNAGPAVEVLVAGLEVATLVFMKWVRDDQGPIDVKGEKYREMELQIVDTGYGLERLVWASNGRATIYDALFPEVVKFITSAAGLEEKLRDPRLKDILSETARLAALMSVDTGTKVLELRRRVHERLVQKGMKIEFEELLAILEPLERVYAIADHSRCIAFMLGDGIVPSNVKAGYLTRLVIRRALRFADELNLTVSLEDVVDKQLELMAGDFPSVKANRDGIMTILGLEVDRYRETLEKGRRLVEREIKGQKTLTAERLIDLYDSHGMAPDIVRAIAADAGVAVDVPDDFYSRVANKHSTGKAGEEAYDSAAQAAGKIRDLPPTRLLYYEAAPTKDFEAVVLHAKDGEVVLDQTAFYPEGGGQPADGGVIISNDQSLKVVDVQKYAVASGYVVVHKIEGGKVKTGEVVHGRVDWGKRMAHTRHHTATHIILGATRRVLGSHVWQGGAQKGYERSRVDVAHFRRITDEELREIEQLANMVVLENLPVEKIWIPRDEAERKYGMQLYQGGIPEGRDVRVVRVVDFDVECCGGTHVSTTNQVGPIKILKAERIQDGLERIEFSAGLAAVRQVQKKEELLREAAEKLSVTPEELPKTVERFFNEWKELRKQVEELQVYAAQARKAKLLAAAETVKGVKLVLDRSDLPMEQLLKLAGEITRESGVVAILGSSKDGAKIVVARSPDVAAVKAGDAVREASKVVGGGGGGKPDVAQGGGPDATKLDDALKAARDVVTKALGA; translated from the coding sequence ATGGAGCGCGGCCAGACCCCAGGGGTTCCCATGTCCCTCGAGAAGGAGTACCAGCTGGAGTTCTTCAAGAAGAACGGATTCCAGCGCAAGATCTGCCCCACGTGCAATTATCCCTTCTGGACGCAGGACTCCACGCGCGCGATGTGTGGCGACCCGCCGTGCGTCGAATACTCGTTCATCGGCGCGCCCCTCACGAAGCGGGAATACTCGCTCCGCGAGATGCGCGAGAAGTTCCTCACCTTCCTCGAGGAGCGCGGTCACTCGCGCGTCAAGCGCTATCCCGTCGTCGCGCGCTGGCGGGACGACATTTACCTCACGATCGCGTCCATCGCGGACTTCCAGCCGCACGTGACGAGCGGCCTCGTCCCGCCGCCCGCGAACCCGCTCTGCATCTCTCAGCCGTGCATCCGCCTGAACGACCTCGACTCGGTCGGGAAGTCGGGTCGTCATCTCACGACGTTCGAGATGATGGCGCACCACGTGTTCAACACGCCGCAGAAGACCTATTACTTCAAGGACCGCACGGTCGAGCTCTGCCACGAGTTCCTCACGAAGGCGCTCGGCATCGACGGCAAGATCGTGACCTACAAGGAGAATCCGTGGAGCGGCGGCGGCAACGCCGGCCCCGCGGTCGAGGTCCTCGTCGCCGGTCTCGAGGTGGCGACCCTCGTCTTCATGAAGTGGGTCCGCGACGACCAGGGCCCCATCGACGTGAAGGGCGAGAAGTACCGCGAAATGGAGCTGCAGATCGTCGACACCGGTTACGGTCTCGAGCGTCTCGTCTGGGCCTCGAACGGGCGCGCGACCATCTACGATGCGCTCTTCCCTGAGGTCGTGAAGTTCATCACGTCCGCGGCCGGGCTCGAGGAGAAGCTCCGCGACCCGCGCCTGAAGGACATCCTCTCCGAGACCGCGCGCCTCGCGGCCCTCATGAGCGTGGATACCGGCACGAAGGTGCTCGAACTGCGCCGGCGCGTCCACGAGCGCCTCGTGCAGAAGGGCATGAAGATTGAATTCGAGGAGCTGCTTGCGATCCTCGAGCCGCTCGAGCGCGTGTACGCCATCGCGGACCACTCCCGTTGCATCGCGTTCATGCTCGGGGACGGCATCGTTCCGTCGAACGTCAAGGCCGGCTACCTCACGCGGCTCGTGATCCGCCGCGCCCTCCGCTTCGCCGACGAGCTGAACCTCACGGTCAGCCTCGAGGACGTCGTCGACAAGCAGCTCGAGCTCATGGCCGGGGACTTCCCGTCCGTAAAGGCGAACCGCGACGGCATCATGACCATCCTCGGCCTCGAGGTGGACCGCTACCGCGAAACGCTCGAGAAGGGCCGCCGCCTCGTCGAGCGCGAGATCAAGGGTCAGAAGACGCTCACCGCCGAGCGTCTCATCGACCTCTACGATTCTCACGGCATGGCTCCCGACATCGTGCGCGCCATCGCCGCGGACGCGGGCGTCGCCGTCGACGTGCCGGACGACTTCTACTCTCGCGTCGCGAACAAGCACTCGACCGGCAAGGCCGGCGAGGAGGCGTACGACTCCGCCGCGCAGGCCGCGGGCAAGATCCGCGACCTCCCGCCGACGCGGCTCCTCTACTACGAGGCCGCCCCGACGAAGGACTTCGAGGCCGTCGTCCTCCACGCGAAGGACGGCGAAGTGGTCCTCGACCAGACGGCGTTCTACCCCGAGGGCGGCGGCCAGCCCGCCGACGGCGGCGTCATCATCAGCAACGATCAGAGCCTCAAGGTCGTGGACGTCCAGAAGTACGCCGTCGCGAGCGGCTACGTCGTCGTCCACAAGATCGAAGGTGGCAAGGTCAAGACCGGCGAGGTCGTGCACGGCCGCGTCGACTGGGGCAAGCGCATGGCGCACACCCGCCACCACACCGCGACGCACATCATCCTCGGCGCGACGCGGCGCGTGCTCGGGAGCCACGTGTGGCAGGGCGGCGCGCAGAAGGGCTACGAGCGCAGCCGCGTCGACGTCGCGCACTTCCGCCGCATCACGGACGAGGAGCTGCGGGAGATCGAGCAGCTCGCCAACATGGTCGTGCTGGAGAACCTCCCGGTCGAGAAGATCTGGATCCCGCGCGACGAGGCCGAGCGCAAGTACGGCATGCAGCTCTACCAGGGCGGCATCCCCGAGGGCCGCGACGTCCGCGTCGTGCGCGTCGTCGACTTCGACGTGGAGTGCTGCGGCGGCACGCACGTCTCGACCACCAACCAGGTGGGCCCCATCAAGATCCTCAAGGCCGAGCGCATCCAGGACGGGCTCGAGCGCATCGAGTTCTCCGCGGGCCTCGCGGCCGTGCGTCAGGTCCAGAAGAAGGAGGAGCTCCTGCGGGAAGCGGCCGAGAAGCTCTCCGTCACCCCCGAGGAGCTCCCGAAGACCGTCGAGCGGTTCTTCAACGAGTGGAAGGAGCTGCGCAAGCAGGTCGAGGAGCTGCAGGTGTACGCCGCGCAGGCGCGCAAGGCGAAGCTCCTCGCTGCGGCCGAGACCGTGAAGGGCGTGAAGCTCGTCCTCGACAGGAGCGACCTCCCCATGGAGCAGCTCCTGAAGCTCGCGGGCGAGATCACGCGCGAAAGCGGCGTCGTTGCGATCCTGGGCTCGTCGAAGGACGGCGCGAAGATCGTGGTCGCGCGCTCCCCGGACGTCGCGGCCGTGAAGGCCGGCGACGCGGTTCGCGAGGCCTCGAAGGTCGTGGGCGGCGGGGGCGGCGGGAAACCGGACGTCGCCCAGGGCGGAGGCCCCGACGCCACGAAGCTCGACGACGCGCTCAAGGCCGCGCGCGACGTGGTCACGAAGGCCCTCGGCGCGTAG
- a CDS encoding SDR family oxidoreductase — MAKTVLVTGAGRGIGLAAAEAFERAGWNVVATARDQAALDRLAARGWTAIPLDIEQASATAEAARRALEAGPPSVLVNNAGYAELGPVETVDRSRWRRQFETNVFGPFDLARRLLPAMRAMGGGRVIQMSSALGRQSAPWAGVYAASKFALEAATDAFRVEVRPWNVGVTLVEPGFVRGDFVDAAVAGMDASLEPGNPYDRSRRNLDPWLARVHRFAVTPERVAAVILREATRPRPRARAVVGFAARASLVARALAPGSLVDLVMHRVLSR, encoded by the coding sequence ATGGCGAAGACGGTCCTTGTGACGGGCGCCGGTCGAGGCATCGGTCTCGCGGCGGCGGAGGCGTTCGAGCGAGCGGGATGGAACGTCGTCGCCACCGCGCGCGACCAGGCGGCGCTCGATCGCCTCGCGGCGCGCGGCTGGACGGCGATACCGCTGGACATCGAGCAGGCGTCCGCCACGGCGGAGGCGGCCCGACGCGCGCTCGAAGCGGGTCCGCCTTCGGTGCTCGTGAACAACGCGGGCTACGCCGAGCTCGGTCCGGTGGAGACCGTCGATCGGTCCCGCTGGCGTCGCCAGTTCGAGACCAACGTCTTCGGCCCTTTCGATCTCGCGCGACGTCTCCTCCCCGCGATGCGCGCGATGGGCGGCGGCCGCGTCATCCAGATGTCGAGCGCGCTCGGTCGGCAGAGCGCGCCATGGGCGGGCGTCTATGCCGCGAGCAAGTTCGCGCTCGAGGCCGCCACGGACGCCTTCCGCGTCGAGGTTCGCCCGTGGAACGTCGGCGTGACGCTCGTCGAACCCGGATTCGTGCGGGGCGATTTCGTCGACGCCGCCGTCGCCGGCATGGACGCGAGCCTCGAGCCCGGGAATCCCTACGACAGGTCCAGGCGCAACCTCGATCCCTGGCTCGCGCGCGTCCATCGCTTCGCGGTGACGCCTGAGCGCGTCGCCGCGGTCATCCTCCGCGAGGCCACGCGTCCGCGCCCTCGCGCGCGCGCCGTCGTCGGATTCGCTGCGCGCGCGTCGCTCGTCGCGCGCGCCCTCGCGCCGGGATCACTCGTCGATCTCGTGATGCACCGGGTCCTTTCGCGCTGA
- a CDS encoding NADH:flavin oxidoreductase, which yields MARLEDPVAIGSTTVRNRLYRAPLLEVAANKPDAARILERELAPAAESGAGLVFQGASLVTAEGGRTAPGLSRFHDRAFVLGLAPAVAAVKQHGARLFVQLGHGALQSMEAWHAAYRAAHPGLATHAVSRPPWWFRAMLRARFLRIDNLRVFTTEELHALARAFGEAARHARDAGYDGIHLAGANGSIFQELWSPVFNERSDEFGGKTVEDRSAFLRLVVREIRRATRPDFPVTAKIPAETVAPWFVRGALTLRDGVAIARACREAGVDAVAPVTVGVTRDQSVARGRFPKRAWDDPRFAEGYARAFGSPRKARVVRLANRLAARLIPFEPVWNEAFFSAVKREVDGLVVLAEGGIRTRAEMDRLLRDGRADMVGMARPFYAEPHAAARLLNEPGAAALCESCNNCTVPQVAGLPGVCRTPEILARRGDLAKRGAYSARKDPVHHEIDE from the coding sequence ATGGCGCGCCTCGAGGATCCCGTCGCGATCGGTTCGACGACGGTCCGCAACCGGCTCTACCGCGCCCCGCTCCTCGAGGTCGCCGCGAACAAGCCCGACGCCGCGCGCATCCTCGAACGCGAGCTCGCGCCCGCCGCGGAATCCGGCGCGGGCCTCGTCTTCCAGGGGGCGTCGCTCGTCACGGCCGAAGGCGGCCGCACGGCGCCGGGCTTGAGCCGTTTCCACGATCGCGCCTTCGTGCTCGGCCTCGCGCCCGCCGTCGCGGCCGTGAAGCAGCACGGGGCGCGCCTCTTCGTGCAGCTCGGCCACGGGGCCCTCCAGTCGATGGAGGCGTGGCACGCGGCATACCGCGCCGCCCATCCCGGTCTTGCGACCCATGCCGTGAGCCGCCCGCCGTGGTGGTTCCGCGCGATGCTTCGCGCCCGGTTCCTGCGCATCGACAACCTGCGCGTCTTCACGACCGAGGAGCTGCACGCCCTCGCGCGCGCCTTCGGCGAGGCCGCGCGCCACGCGCGCGACGCGGGCTACGACGGCATCCACCTCGCGGGCGCGAACGGGAGCATCTTCCAGGAATTGTGGAGCCCGGTCTTCAATGAGCGATCGGACGAGTTCGGCGGAAAAACCGTCGAGGACCGTTCCGCGTTCCTTCGGCTCGTCGTCAGGGAGATCCGCCGGGCGACGCGTCCCGATTTTCCCGTGACCGCGAAGATCCCCGCAGAAACGGTCGCGCCCTGGTTCGTCCGAGGCGCGCTCACCCTCCGGGACGGCGTCGCCATCGCGCGCGCATGCCGCGAGGCGGGCGTGGACGCCGTCGCGCCCGTCACGGTCGGGGTGACGCGCGACCAGTCCGTCGCCCGCGGCCGATTTCCGAAGCGCGCGTGGGACGACCCCCGGTTCGCGGAAGGGTATGCGCGGGCGTTCGGTTCCCCCCGCAAGGCGCGCGTCGTGCGGCTCGCGAACCGCCTTGCCGCGCGCCTCATCCCCTTCGAGCCCGTGTGGAACGAGGCGTTCTTCTCGGCGGTCAAACGCGAGGTGGATGGCCTCGTCGTGCTAGCGGAGGGCGGCATCCGCACCCGCGCCGAGATGGATCGGCTCCTTCGGGATGGCAGAGCCGACATGGTCGGGATGGCGCGTCCCTTCTACGCGGAGCCGCACGCGGCCGCGAGGCTCCTCAACGAGCCGGGGGCCGCGGCGCTCTGCGAGTCCTGCAACAATTGTACCGTTCCGCAGGTCGCGGGTCTTCCGGGGGTATGCCGCACGCCGGAGATCCTCGCGCGACGGGGCGACCTCGCGAAGCGCGGCGCGTACTCAGCGCGAAAGGACCCGGTGCATCACGAGATCGACGAGTGA
- a CDS encoding zinc ribbon domain-containing protein: MRRGLRFALWAWFFTGLLGVSYVGVVWASSAALTDEAAGSMYRPTEPASLRPGESVLVMPLAKAAPALDPSSPSFHGGRGTVVVWGDGDAPGGLLGLESARHVGRLLARAERAGDGWTVRAGESVLAANATNVTLEVPAYAPSGEATGTMNVTADLTPLGNASGWVVKADLWRVAEAVPDDAVRGEIVGSLPTGALHAGLVIAVIGTLLPLALIVYHHEPRGTSVSITLPSRPGEGGPGTAGVPCPECRRPVSPGSTFCLACGAMLPAPPPR, translated from the coding sequence ATGCGCCGCGGCCTCCGCTTCGCCCTCTGGGCCTGGTTCTTCACGGGCCTCCTCGGGGTTTCCTACGTCGGGGTCGTCTGGGCATCCTCCGCGGCGCTTACGGACGAGGCCGCGGGTTCGATGTACCGCCCCACGGAACCCGCCTCCCTGCGGCCGGGGGAGAGCGTCCTCGTGATGCCGCTTGCGAAGGCCGCGCCCGCGCTCGACCCCTCGTCCCCCTCGTTCCACGGCGGCCGCGGCACGGTCGTCGTGTGGGGGGACGGCGACGCCCCCGGCGGCCTCCTCGGACTCGAGAGCGCCCGTCACGTGGGCCGCCTCCTCGCCCGCGCCGAACGCGCCGGCGACGGGTGGACGGTGCGGGCGGGGGAGAGCGTCCTCGCCGCGAACGCCACCAATGTCACGCTCGAAGTGCCGGCCTACGCCCCCTCCGGGGAGGCGACGGGGACGATGAACGTGACGGCGGATCTTACGCCCCTCGGCAACGCCTCGGGTTGGGTCGTTAAGGCCGATCTCTGGCGCGTCGCTGAAGCCGTTCCGGACGACGCCGTGCGCGGCGAGATCGTGGGCTCGCTCCCGACGGGCGCGCTCCACGCGGGCCTCGTGATCGCGGTCATCGGCACGCTTCTCCCCCTCGCCCTCATCGTCTACCACCACGAGCCCCGCGGCACGTCCGTTTCCATCACGCTGCCGTCGCGACCCGGCGAAGGAGGCCCCGGAACCGCCGGCGTGCCCTGCCCCGAATGCCGCCGTCCCGTCTCCCCGGGATCCACCTTCTGCCTCGCGTGCGGCGCGATGCTCCCGGCCCCGCCGCCGCGATGA